In Actinomyces weissii, a genomic segment contains:
- a CDS encoding zinc transporter, whose product MYFQVWNACQEPPAEPVAPGGPQPAARPGGKRVITITRSQVARLLVGGSGITRQPPSLNTRLNMPLIVYTSPSPQTLSTTVLGTPVTITATPKSYTWSWGDGTTTTTTDPGHPYPNHSVYHYYQAPAQGLHITLTTSWSATYTTPEGTTRPVAGTITTTSTTTAFNVKDYTAVLTDEAEEEQGR is encoded by the coding sequence GTGTACTTCCAGGTGTGGAACGCTTGTCAGGAGCCTCCGGCTGAGCCTGTGGCTCCTGGTGGGCCCCAGCCAGCGGCCCGCCCCGGGGGCAAGCGGGTCATCACGATCACCCGCTCACAGGTCGCCCGCCTGCTGGTGGGCGGCTCGGGCATCACCCGCCAGCCACCCTCGCTCAACACCCGCCTGAACATGCCCCTGATCGTCTACACCAGCCCCAGCCCCCAGACCCTGTCTACCACCGTCCTGGGCACCCCCGTCACCATCACCGCCACCCCCAAGAGCTACACCTGGTCCTGGGGGGACGGCACCACCACCACTACCACCGACCCCGGCCACCCCTACCCCAACCACAGCGTCTACCACTACTACCAAGCCCCCGCCCAAGGACTGCACATCACCCTGACCACCAGCTGGAGCGCCACCTACACCACCCCCGAGGGCACCACCCGCCCCGTAGCCGGCACCATCACCACCACCAGCACCACCACCGCCTTCAACGTCAAGGACTACACCGCCGTCCTGACCGACGAAGCCGAAGAAGAACAAGGCCGCTAA